The following is a genomic window from Labeo rohita strain BAU-BD-2019 chromosome 11, IGBB_LRoh.1.0, whole genome shotgun sequence.
aaccattttttagctggtgaaaatactagtggcctaaaacttttgcacagtactgtatatactttttaaccacaaatgctcatcttgcactactTTGGCGATGTGCATGCTCCACGCAACTTCATTTGTGTACTTATGttaaaaaaggtagggtaggtcgaaaaactccatcttattttctcctccaactaaaaatcgtccaacatcgttgttttacctttttttgtaaagggtgtttgactttctttgcatgtaaACACTTGGTctgtacttccgcctacgttaaattagtgcaagacaagcatttgtggttaaaaagtatatacatttgtattttttttttttttagaaaataatagttttattagatgagacctttattccttggctgggatcatgtagatcCATTCGAACCTTCACTGAAACTGTTCACCTTCAACTTTTTGGCCACCATTGTCTCCacattatggagaaaaatatggaatattttcctcaaaaaaaaaaaaaaaattcttttcgacttaagaaagacatgaacatcttggatgacatggggatgagtaaattatcaggaaaattAACTTAATCTTTAAGAGAAACGTAAAACCTATAATTTCGAGGTTTTAAGGCAGACCGACTCAAGTGGTGGTAGCTTGAAAGCTCAGAATTTATTGAGAattcaacatttaaacaatatcAGTATGTAGGCTTTCTCTAGcccaacatattttaaaaacacactgGAGCGCCCCCTTATGGCTGCTTCAGTTGAACTACAGCTTCCGGTTGATGACAGGAGGCTGGCTCAAACGTGATCGCGCGCGAATAGCCCAGCAATACTGAGGTAAACAGAAAACGGCGTTTTCGTTTCGGATTGATCCCCTTTAGACTCCGTTTTGAAGCGATGGACGTGTTGGACATGTTCTTGGAACAAACAGACTGTCGACATTTCGAGAGAGAGTAAGAAATATGAGTTATCCTTATTTAAAGAGCGCCATTGCTTCATCAGACAGTCAAACAAACCAAAACGAACAAAGTACAAATCAAATATTTCGAGTTAAACAACGAAAATATGCTATTTGAGAGGTGATTAAGGATTAAAGTGCTTTATTAACAGATTACACGTAACAATATTACTTAAATGAAGTTTTAAAGAGCTAAGTAACGTTACACTATGTAGTAACGTTAAGCTGCTTACCAAGAAACAATTATTGTGCATTAGTGAATCAAATTTACTACttaatttatattgtttggatttGTGACCAGAACTTTGATGACTAGTTAGTCAAACTGAGAATTAGTCACTGATGGCTATTGTTTTCAGGGAATATTACCAGTACTTCACTAACTTTCCTCCAAGACAAGAGTCAGGATGCTACAGTGAGGTAGAAATTACTCCAATAAGTCAAAACCATTACCTAGGAGGTTTTTTGCTTAGTAACTTATATATGATGTTGTTTAATAATTTGTCAATTTTTCTGATTCTGTGTCACAGGTGAATGTCTTGGTTCTCAGTGAGGTTACTACCAGGTCTGTCTCTATGAAACTGCGGCGCAACACAGTCCTGAGAAGCCGACGGCTTCGCCAGCGAGAACATGTGAAGGACACTGAGAGCATCTCTGTGGTGTTGAGTGACACTACTGACTCTAGCCAGTCAGACAGTGTGGAAGAAATAAAAGACCATGTGTCTGTCATTCAACATGTGAAGCGGCCAGTAAGGAAGAGTAGAGTTGATGCATCACGTCGAGGGAGAAAAGAAGATGAGAGGCCGATTTCCGTTGTGGAACCCCAACATGAAGCGGTTCAGAAGATCTGCTTGGCTCCTGGTTCAATGGCTGAGGACACTCTAGAGAAACTCAGGGAGAGGGCTAATACTTCTGCGATTGAGTCTCAAGAAGAGCTTGAGTGTATTTTGGACGAATCCAGTACTGATCTCACAGTGGAATCGGGTCCCAGCTCACCTTGTCGTTCAGTTGATACTGTAAGATGCAGGGAATGCGAGAGACTTTTTAACAAGATGAAAAAGCAGCCAATCCCGATACAGAAAAGCAGAGATACAagtaaatatttcagttgtgcttttataaaaatgagaCGTGTGTTGGTGTGTTATATCAATCATGTTATTGTgatactgaaaatatttttcctttgtATATTAGATCCAGCATCTTTATCTTGTGATGTTTGGGTTCTGCTTAAGAAGTGGCGTCCGCACAGACGCCGTCGTCGAGAGAAGGGGTATGTTGTGTTCTGCATTAATGTAACACGGTTATTATTAATACGATTTTTCTGTAGAGAGATGTTTATTATAGAAAGTCCAGGGGTTTATTTTGGAACTGATTGGTCTTAGGCCTCATTATTCAcctcattaaaaaaatagtgaATAATTTTGGCTATATTTACTAAAAAACTAAGGAACAGAAGCTTAGATCAATTAGCTGAAAAAGTTTAGaatcaacaataaaaaataaataaataataaactgctatttaaaagaaaacaaagtgcCAAAAAAGATTGAGTCCAGTATTTGGTAATTATATAGCATAAAAAAGATGATCAATTTATAGTTATTATCACTAGTATAACAAGGTAAGGGATCCCCAAAAAGTACAAGAATTATCAGCAAAGACAGTAGGTTTTAGTTCAGTGCAATAACATaagcattttcaggaaaaagTACATCCTCTCAGCTTCAAAATGACTGCAACACAACATGAGGGTGTAAAAAGTCTGCTTTTTACTGCAGCCAAGGTTTATTAAAAGCCCATCTTGCCATTAGTGAATTACCAGTTTAATAATCATATGTTAATTAGGTTGAATGTGAATTGTGTGAATGTTGATCCTCAGGTTATTGTGGGCAAGCCTGAGTCGGATCAGGAAGCTGTTAGCAGGAGACTTTGATTGTGCAGTCGTCAACAGACCTCAGACAAACTGCTCCAGACCTCATGTGTTCCAGCAGAGGTGAGTCAATATATCATTCATTATCAGAATTAATTCATAACGATTTGGGGTTGAAAACAGTCTACTTCAACGAtgatggtctttttttttttttgtctgttttccattttgtattttttgttttgtttttgagcatgaatatttgtaatataatattatttttttatgtatgatTGTtggttattattagtagtatgacagatttttgtactacaatttaatttaaaaatttttttccaATTAATACAGTATAATTCTCTActcttattctcaccaaggctacatttatttgatcagaaacagtaaaaacagtaatattgtgaaatattattcaatttatagaaaatgttttctattttaatatattttaaaatgtaatttgatttttagcatcattactcattactccagtcctcagtgtcacatgatccttcagaaatccaaatatgttgattttctgcttaagtaacattttttatttttatcagtggTGAAAACACTGCTTAACATTGTTGtggaaactgattttaaaaaaaaatcaggattctttgatgaacagaaaatgaaTTTGATGAATTTCAAAAGAATATAATTTAGAgtaatttgaaatagaaattatttgtagcattataaatgtctgtactgtcacttttctttaaaaaaaaaaaaaaaaaaaaaaaaaaaaaaaaaacttggaatgaaatacaaatgaaaataattaaaaatgacaaataactgtttttatacactactattcaaaagtttttgaacagtaagatttttagtatttttaaagaagtctcttctgctcaccaagcctgcatttatttgattcaaagtacagcaaaaacagtacaattttgaaatatttttactgtttaaaataacttttttttttctatttgaatatattttaaaatgtaatttattcctgttatttcaaagctgaattttagcatcattactccagtcattctaatattcttatttgctgctcaaaaaacatttattattattattattattattattattattactattattattgttattaaaaaaaaattatactgacttcaaacttttgaatggtatggtgtataaaaataatttttatttcaaataaataatgttttttggatatttctattcatcaaagaatcctgaagaaaatgtagtcagctgctttaaatattgataataataataataataataataataaaataaatgtttcttgaacatcagcatattagaatgacttttgaagcatcatgtgacactaaagactgaagtaatgatgctaaaaatttagctttaatcacaggaataaattacattttaaaaatatattaaaatagaaagcagttattttaaatagtaaacatatttcacaatattactgcttttgctgtattttggatcaaataaatgcaggcttggtgagcaaaagagacttctttaaaaatactgaaaatcttactgttcaaaaacctttgaatagtgtgtaaaaacaattgtcatttttagttaCTTTGCTAATTCTAAAGCAAACTGACAAACTGTTGCCTGAAGTACAATTGAAGTGATGGGGTTATAATGGAAACCACTCTGAGTTAACTTGATTTTCACATTTGCTAGTATAATGAGCAGCATCTTCAGTGTTCGATACAAATAAAGTCTACAGGATTGAATCAAACCACCTTAAaatttatgcatatatatatatatatatatatatatatatatatatatatatataatacaaaaatataacactATTTCATTCCAAGTtccagaagagactttaaaaaacattaaattttactgttctaaaacttttaactggaaGTGTATTAACATAGTGTACCTTACAATTTTAATGTTCAAAGAAAGATGAAAAATACTCCAGcattgtgtgtatatgtatttagtaaaataatttttgtatacaCATGTTTAGGAATCTGCGTCGCTGCAAGCATCTGCTCTCCATTCAGACCAACCTGTCCATTACCAAAGCAAAGTCACGGCATCGTAAAAGGTCGCGATCTCTGGTCTGGCCGCCCCTTGCTGGCTGGAAATCTTCAGTGAAAAGGAAGCCTTCATTAAACAACACATTATCTCAGCAGCTTTCACCACTCGACCTTAGTGTCAGTGTGACGCAGGAGGACAAACTGCTTGTAGATGACAAGATTTCAAGATTAAATGCAGATTTGAAGCAGACCTCAGATGCCTCCAGCAAACAGAGGACGACTAATGTCCGGGGCAAATTGAACAAGCAGGAAGTGTCTGATGGCGTAGACGGAACGCGGCGGGTGCTGAAGTTTGATGACATGCCTGAAACTGTTGCTGTGGAAACTGTGGAGAGGAGGAAAAGCCCTCGGCAGAAGCACAAACGTGGAGCGATTCGTGAAGCCCAGAATGAGCAGCAGGAAGAGATTTCTGAGGATTTGGATGGGTTCAGGACGCCCACAGATCTGTTCAGCATGAAGCCCAAGATTAAACGAGGAAACCAGAAGAAAGTCTCTGCCTCTGGTGTTACAAAACCTGCTGTGCAGAAGCCCAACTTCATGTCCATGTTAGCCACGCTGGTGAAGAATCAGAACCAGATTATTAAGGAGTCCTGCAAATGACTCTGTGGAAGTTTTGTAATTAATTCTGTTAGTCATTGAAGAGACGTGCAACACTGCTGTCAAGTTTTGCAGCTTCTGTTAACTAAATTAATAGATTagaactctaaaaaaaaaaagtctgccaTTATTTATTGCAgtgttcatttgtttgtcttctaacatttgcatttgcatgAGTAAATAAATCTTGCATTTCCTCACCTGTTTGTCTGTGCTGTGAACTCCACAGTGGCTTAAACTGCAGTTACTGAAATAACCACAGAGCGGAGCTGTTTCCAAACAAACTTTCACATCTTCACTGGTCTGTAGTTtcttaaaccatttttaattattacaacaTACAACTTCTTAAACGCGTGAAACACATTGACAAAACACGATGTTTTGACATCTAACATGAGTCTGTGCATAATACAGGATGTCCGGTTTTTCAGTAGTTGGGAAAAATGGTTGTATCACACTAGTTTCAAATAGATAAGTATACCTTAGAGTCAGCAATACagaaactcttaaaaatattaaaattattggaattgatggttccatgaagaaccttcaaaattcatgaaaatgttctttatgaaaaaaatgtttttcagatagttaaaatagtctttacactaagaaaaatattttgggaacccaaatatatataaaaatatttggggAACCCAAAATGTTGTAAAGAGTGTATGCAAATCGTTTAGATACaactattcatttatttgactcTAATGAACAATTTCTGTTGTTAATGATTGTTAGGCATTGTTTTAAATCTTTCCTGGCATTTTTCTGAGAACTAATTATTGAGGCTGTAGctgatatattaatataatataatatcatatatatatatataaaaagggtggaagttttttgagttttttttttttttttttcaatttttttgcaaaaccttatatttgaattgtatttttttttaattatttcaaaaaattaggGGTCAGCTATGTTATGACAGGTggatttaatttgtgttttttcataAAAGTGGCAAGTTGTTGCATGCGTTAAATGTCATAAACTAAATTTATAATTTGCCGATacagttaaatttttttttcttttaatactacgttttacatttttggtgtTTTATCTTTCATAATTTCTCTTGTTTTTAActtattgtaattttgaattAGCCCAAGTGTGACAAAAAGTCCCAGCAGCACATTATGTAGGGTAAGACAAacgtgtgttttgttttgttttttgttttgtttgattttgggTTAAATTTCCAgtagcttttcattaaaaagccaccctgaaaaacattttctgagaCGTACACACTACTAaattaactatatatttttatataatactatGGAAGTGTACAAATTTGATGTgttatgtttacataaaatgtggCCAAACAATGGTTTGGTTTTTGAAtgttatgttttacatttttggtgttttgtgtttcataattttttttttttgtttttaacttctTGTAATTTTTATGACAAGAAGCCCCATCAGGCTATGTAGGGTaagacaaacattttattttattttattttattattttattttattttattttattttgggttaCATTTTCAAtagctttttattaaaaagccACCCTGAGAAACAATCTCTGAGACTTACACTATCAAATTAACTAtcccaattaaaaaaaaaaaaatcttaacatAATACTGTGTGCTTGTAAAGATTTGATGTGTtatgtttatgtaaaatgtgccaaaaaaaaaaaaaaaaaggtttgcttTTTGGTGTTATGCTTTACATTTTTGGTCtttgtctttcattttttttcttgtttttaacttattgtaattttaacttAGCCCAAGTATGACAAGAAGCCCCAGCAGCACACTATGTAGGGTAAGACAAacgtgttttattttattttattttattttattttgggttaAATTTTCaatagcttttttaaaaagccaCCCTCAGAATCATTCTAtcccaatatttaaaaaaaaaaaaaatcttaatatagTACTATggaaatgtaaacatttgatgtgttatgtttacataaaatgtggCAAAACAatggtttgatttttttttttttttttttttttataatttttcttgtttttaaattgttgtaattTTAACTTAGCCCAAGTGTGACAAGAAGCCCCAGCAGCACACTATGTAGGGTAagacaaacatattttattttatttaaaaaaattgttgtgttacatttacataaaatgtgttttcatttttttgcagaGTCTCACGATGACAAAAGATCCAAAATGCTTCTGAAAAGCACTTTTGTCTCAAAAATCTAAACTCTGCCCACAAGGCAAGTCTGCTGTTTTATGAACCATCAAAGTGCTTCCTAGCACCGAGTTAACACACAGTGCTTTTAAATGGctttacatacataaaaaaaagctttaaagtGTGATGTGTGCTGTTATTGGTGCTGATGTTGAGGGGTTGGGCTCAGTGACTCCACTGTCACAACCCAAAAGAGCACTGATCCATCACACAACATCAGTTTAGGAAGAGCGAGCGGGCAAGGATGCAGCAAAACCGGACTTTTACCCAGGGGACTGCTTAGAGAGCagttgtattataattttttttttcttttggatgGACAATCACATCCACGCATAATCGTGTTAGGATATGTGAGGGTTGCAGAGGAAAGGCACGCAGCCAGATGAGCAGAGCTAAGAGGATTTAATGCAGCTGGACACGAGCCACGCTGAGTTAAGAAGAagattatattgttttaatcaaatgcagAGAAGTTTTTATTGCTGGTCACTTTGAGTTCGGACTGTCGAGGAGCAATGTTTGTTTTCAGCATCCGATAACTAAACTATAAGGATGCTCACCGCACAGAGATGCATGCGTCCAACTCTACAGTAAAAAGGTGAGGTTTTTAAAACAGATTACTGTTAAtcatattaaacaaaatttgCTAATTGTGTAAcactttttgcatttgtttgttgtatCTATTTTATGTAATACAAACCTGTTCTCAAAATAATTGCTTGTCCTTTAATATTGCTCAGTACATGTTAGTGAACTTGACACTcagtgtcatttattttaaatacaatattttaattcatttaaacatggttttatgacttttattttatttgagagaCCAAATGGTGTTTGTAAttcttaacatttatttttcacaccacagaatctgcaaaaaaagttaaactgttAATCAAATGGTAAAaggttaattaaaacaataaacttGACCAGTTTTATAGCTTTTATTAATTACGTTTTGACGTTTTAAGACGATTGTTAATGACACGCTAACGTAATTGTACCGTTACGTGAGTAAATATAAAGTTTgatcattttgtattatttgttgtttgtttttaacactaattttgtatatttcctcATATCTTGAAGCGTGacaggttttgtgtttttaggaATACTGACTCGAGACCTTGCCACGAGTGGACCTGATCTTTACTAAGCCAGATCTGGActcaaaaaaacacatgaagaTGTGCCAGTGTTACTCTGCCCTGCTTATGCTCTGCTTACACATGGTAtgagttttatttacattaatttaattaaaacaatatgtgaCTACTGCAGTAtttcatttgccaaaaataacctttttttctcCCAGGTTGTATTActgatgaaaaatgaaaaaagacacagtatatatttattattattattattgcaactAATTAACTGTCAtcttcattgttgttgtttttttaagtagtgtagtatttacaaaacaggcaaaaacaaataattttctaaatatttttaataatatataattactgtttttatatatttattgcttttttatttgtattattttattttatttttaatttttttggggaAGACAAAATAGTTAGTGTAATCCAAATATGCATTTAGTATATGCCGTGGCTTTTTTGTCTCATTTCCTCTTTAAGTCTTTGAATAATCCACTTTCCGCAAGGCCCTTAATCCATCAGTTTTGCTTATTTCTCATCAGAGAACAAAATTTGtgtgattgtgtttttatttccaAAGATTAATTTTAACGCATATGACTTCACAAACCCAATGCAGATTTTAATTTAAGACTTTATCCCAGAAACCATTTTAAGCCAGTTTAAGATGAAATGACAACCTGTGTGATGGTTTAGCCCTAAGTCCTCTCTCAAGAGACTTTTCCTTTACTTCAATCACAAAGtcagatttttatcattttttcccgcttaatttttttccatccttgaactgtaataaaatgtgtttacttaAGATTAAATACAAGTCCCTAATCTCTAAAT
Proteins encoded in this region:
- the si:ch211-227n13.3 gene encoding uncharacterized protein si:ch211-227n13.3 isoform X1, with the translated sequence MDVLDMFLEQTDCRHFEREEYYQYFTNFPPRQESGCYSEVNVLVLSEVTTRSVSMKLRRNTVLRSRRLRQREHVKDTESISVVLSDTTDSSQSDSVEEIKDHVSVIQHVKRPVRKSRVDASRRGRKEDERPISVVEPQHEAVQKICLAPGSMAEDTLEKLRERANTSAIESQEELECILDESSTDLTVESGPSSPCRSVDTVRCRECERLFNKMKKQPIPIQKSRDTNPASLSCDVWVLLKKWRPHRRRRREKGLLWASLSRIRKLLAGDFDCAVVNRPQTNCSRPHVFQQRNLRRCKHLLSIQTNLSITKAKSRHRKRSRSLVWPPLAGWKSSVKRKPSLNNTLSQQLSPLDLSVSVTQEDKLLVDDKISRLNADLKQTSDASSKQRTTNVRGKLNKQEVSDGVDGTRRVLKFDDMPETVAVETVERRKSPRQKHKRGAIREAQNEQQEEISEDLDGFRTPTDLFSMKPKIKRGNQKKVSASGVTKPAVQKPNFMSMLATLVKNQNQIIKESCK
- the si:ch211-227n13.3 gene encoding uncharacterized protein si:ch211-227n13.3 isoform X2 translates to MKLRRNTVLRSRRLRQREHVKDTESISVVLSDTTDSSQSDSVEEIKDHVSVIQHVKRPVRKSRVDASRRGRKEDERPISVVEPQHEAVQKICLAPGSMAEDTLEKLRERANTSAIESQEELECILDESSTDLTVESGPSSPCRSVDTVRCRECERLFNKMKKQPIPIQKSRDTNPASLSCDVWVLLKKWRPHRRRRREKGLLWASLSRIRKLLAGDFDCAVVNRPQTNCSRPHVFQQRNLRRCKHLLSIQTNLSITKAKSRHRKRSRSLVWPPLAGWKSSVKRKPSLNNTLSQQLSPLDLSVSVTQEDKLLVDDKISRLNADLKQTSDASSKQRTTNVRGKLNKQEVSDGVDGTRRVLKFDDMPETVAVETVERRKSPRQKHKRGAIREAQNEQQEEISEDLDGFRTPTDLFSMKPKIKRGNQKKVSASGVTKPAVQKPNFMSMLATLVKNQNQIIKESCK